A window of Sphingobium herbicidovorans contains these coding sequences:
- a CDS encoding sulfotransferase domain-containing protein → MKLAAVCKGDVCVTFVTQFGYHPERSYAPAIRHANLRHMDTPSIASLVQAPSLLARRISSARSLSLVSDAATALLASYPKSGRTWLRFILAQYFLASRQYAPITTQSMFTFAPNFDLDPVRGIPAFVRRSEEASFPLVPSTHLRFKPTLPSRLPVIFLIRDPRAVLISDYHHVTRHKMSFRGSIDDFLVDQDRGLSHYIKYMNSWATGLARHDHHIIYYEDLLADTESEVEKMLIFLDEPVNFKALQYAVENSSFEKLKALELAQGIPGHDYDRSDADALRIRKGQSDSFREELTIDQQKFIEDSCKSQLDRRMLARLERYGFLDIQPSPAAGQTSTPKPAAPKDTAHDFTPNRRMANLGVQLLSEAMVIIGLAAMIIAPPILVIEVGEWLFRREWDGHSLEDGLALFGIDRVGPVETPTEQFLDVLLALPLTITLFLYGLFTLLAGVHFGDWGLQGVRLKKKLAVRQSRKSRKNRTQTAVFRS, encoded by the coding sequence ATGAAGTTGGCGGCGGTCTGCAAAGGAGATGTCTGTGTCACCTTCGTTACACAATTTGGCTATCATCCGGAAAGGTCCTACGCGCCGGCAATCCGCCACGCTAACTTGCGTCATATGGACACACCCTCGATCGCCTCGCTCGTACAGGCTCCTTCTCTCCTCGCTCGCCGGATTTCGTCTGCGCGCAGCCTAAGCCTGGTATCGGACGCCGCCACGGCCCTTCTAGCTTCCTATCCGAAATCGGGCCGAACATGGCTGAGGTTTATTCTGGCGCAATATTTCCTCGCATCGCGTCAATATGCGCCGATCACAACGCAGAGCATGTTCACCTTCGCCCCGAATTTCGATCTGGATCCTGTACGCGGAATACCGGCCTTCGTACGCAGATCGGAGGAGGCCTCCTTCCCCTTGGTCCCTTCCACCCATCTTCGCTTCAAGCCGACCCTGCCCAGCCGACTTCCCGTCATATTCCTGATCCGTGATCCACGAGCGGTGCTCATTTCCGACTATCATCACGTAACGCGGCACAAGATGTCTTTCCGCGGCAGCATTGATGATTTCCTGGTCGACCAGGACAGAGGCCTATCCCACTACATTAAATATATGAACAGCTGGGCCACTGGCCTCGCACGCCATGATCATCACATCATATATTATGAGGATTTGCTGGCTGATACGGAATCCGAAGTAGAAAAAATGCTCATATTCCTTGATGAGCCGGTCAACTTTAAAGCGCTACAATATGCTGTAGAAAATTCATCCTTTGAAAAATTGAAAGCATTGGAACTTGCACAAGGCATTCCTGGACACGATTATGACCGATCAGACGCCGATGCCTTGCGGATAAGAAAAGGACAATCGGACAGCTTCCGTGAAGAGCTGACTATTGATCAACAAAAATTCATAGAGGATAGCTGCAAATCCCAGTTGGACAGGCGCATGCTGGCGAGGCTGGAGCGATACGGCTTTCTGGACATCCAACCATCCCCTGCTGCCGGGCAGACCAGCACCCCGAAACCCGCAGCGCCGAAGGACACGGCGCATGATTTTACGCCCAATCGCCGCATGGCGAATCTCGGCGTTCAGTTGCTGAGCGAAGCCATGGTCATCATCGGCCTTGCCGCCATGATCATCGCCCCACCCATATTGGTGATAGAAGTAGGAGAATGGCTGTTCCGGCGCGAATGGGACGGCCACTCCCTGGAAGATGGCCTTGCCCTGTTCGGGATCGACCGGGTCGGCCCCGTGGAGACACCGACCGAACAATTCCTGGACGTTCTCCTGGCGCTGCCGCTGACCATTACCCTGTTTCTCTACGGCCTGTTCACGCTTCTGGCCGGGGTGCATTTTGGAGACTGGGGGTTGCAGGGAGTGAGGCTCAAGAAAAAACTTGCCGTCCGGCAGAGCAGGAAGTCCCGCAAAAATCGTACCCAAACCGCCGTCTTCCGATCCTGA